A region of Candidatus Obscuribacter sp. DNA encodes the following proteins:
- a CDS encoding chitobiase/beta-hexosaminidase C-terminal domain-containing protein, with amino-acid sequence MAELLVYSRGVTETEQVDTGVLFNRYQIDNATVVATPIISVPTSTLTEPTEVAIATPTPGATTYITLDGTTPTAASTVYQFPVRINFTQSLKAISIKAGISSTVATSTLTLNATRWPAPSATDLRPLQLNLQLPTTAIPQ; translated from the coding sequence TTGGCTGAGCTGCTTGTTTACAGTCGGGGTGTGACCGAAACCGAGCAAGTCGATACAGGCGTTTTGTTTAACCGCTACCAGATTGATAATGCCACTGTGGTGGCTACGCCAATTATTAGCGTGCCGACAAGCACATTGACTGAGCCGACTGAGGTAGCAATAGCTACTCCAACTCCGGGTGCGACAACGTACATAACCTTGGATGGGACCACGCCCACGGCTGCCAGCACGGTCTATCAATTTCCTGTGCGAATAAATTTTACACAATCGCTAAAAGCTATATCTATCAAAGCTGGCATCAGCAGCACAGTCGCTACATCGACCTTAACACTCAATGCAACAAGGTGGCCCGCGCCAAGTGCTACGGATTTGAGACCGCTACAGCTTAACTTGCAGCTTCCGACTACGGCGATACCGCAATAA
- a CDS encoding RHS repeat protein yields the protein MQANGIDLLEKRETQGTDNYLLGHWEYNAKHEPIVFIDGSAQRTEYTYNSSGQPLTVKDANNNTTTMTYTGTCKATVGGTITAGNIATITVFDAGLAGGQKAVNYTVLGTDTTTTIATALRNAVNADTALAAIGLTATSAAAVVTMSSNSVNVTTYTKTTTGTVTLVLGANTWGYLTKIDGPLTGSQDVTTLTYDSFGRVATQTSSTGYQLTFAYDAMNRPLRTTYPDTTFEQTVYDKLDAVLMRDRNGRWTERSYNSLDQLAYEVDPLGRKTQYIWCLCGSLAVLTDPLGRNTSWSHDIEGRLTTKTYPDNSTYTYLYEQKTSNVKTRTDALSQKTNYFYNPDGTLYQTSYPNPINPTAPITNYWDYNFKRLTKTTKNDWGSYSYTYNNYVTSSGATPITGGGMLQLMHNDVIANSDTPMFTIV from the coding sequence ATGCAGGCAAATGGCATCGACCTGCTTGAAAAACGCGAGACACAAGGTACCGATAACTACCTGCTCGGTCACTGGGAATACAACGCCAAGCATGAGCCGATAGTATTTATCGATGGCTCTGCGCAAAGGACCGAGTACACGTATAACAGCTCTGGCCAGCCTTTAACCGTCAAGGACGCAAATAACAACACGACCACCATGACCTATACTGGCACTTGCAAAGCCACTGTAGGCGGCACCATAACCGCTGGCAATATTGCCACTATCACTGTGTTTGACGCAGGCCTTGCCGGTGGGCAAAAGGCTGTCAACTACACAGTCCTGGGCACAGACACGACCACTACAATTGCTACTGCGCTTAGAAATGCTGTAAACGCCGATACTGCTCTTGCTGCGATTGGTCTAACTGCTACATCGGCTGCAGCGGTGGTGACAATGTCATCAAACTCAGTCAATGTGACCACTTATACCAAGACGACGACAGGCACAGTTACGCTTGTTCTTGGAGCAAACACCTGGGGTTATCTGACAAAGATAGACGGACCTCTGACTGGCAGCCAGGATGTTACAACTCTGACTTATGATTCATTTGGAAGGGTCGCTACACAAACAAGCTCGACTGGCTACCAGCTGACCTTTGCATACGATGCTATGAATCGTCCTCTAAGGACAACATATCCTGATACTACTTTTGAGCAGACTGTTTACGACAAGCTCGATGCTGTACTGATGAGAGATAGAAATGGCAGATGGACAGAGAGAAGCTATAACTCTCTAGATCAGCTCGCCTACGAAGTCGATCCGCTGGGACGCAAGACTCAATACATCTGGTGTCTCTGCGGATCTCTGGCAGTGCTTACCGATCCACTAGGCCGCAACACGTCTTGGTCTCACGATATTGAGGGACGCCTGACGACCAAGACTTATCCGGATAACTCGACATATACCTACCTCTACGAGCAAAAGACGAGCAACGTCAAAACTCGCACTGACGCTCTCAGTCAAAAGACAAATTATTTTTACAATCCTGATGGCACGCTCTACCAGACTAGCTATCCAAACCCTATCAACCCGACTGCGCCAATCACAAATTATTGGGATTACAACTTTAAGAGATTGACCAAAACAACCAAGAACGATTGGGGTAGCTATTCCTACACATACAATAACTATGTCACCAGCTCTGGAGCAACACCCATCACTGGTGGTGGCATGCTCCAGCTTATGCACAATGACGTCATCGCAAACTCAGACACACCTATGTTTACGATAGTTTAG